The following coding sequences are from one Methanomassiliicoccales archaeon window:
- the secY gene encoding preprotein translocase subunit SecY: protein MAEDQKSRLYKLKPITDRLPAVTKPEGHVHFRTKMLWVVVILVFYFVMTNIFLYGLDSSSTIDLFAQYRAILAGAQGSLMHLGIGPIVTASIIMQLFVGAKIIKLDLTDREDKAVYQSSQKFLVIVMILVEAVPQVFGYLVPADTFIGGLSGTFGESGLLNGENIARIIIILQLCVGSYLVFLLDEVVSKWGIGSGISLFIAAGVAEALFTGTLNTEGYNPDMALSTSNPPVGAIPKTIFILTNTSAQGLVGGGYEQILIQNPNPLIALVGTIIIFLFVAYAESSRIELPLAHGTARGARGRYPIKLIYASNIPVILMAALLANISMFTMLLYTNGALSGIPLLGGQDWLGSYVAGNNNPTGGLAWYLSTPRGVGDWLLPMLDPGAYGSMTYGHGALQIMAHVLVYVGLMVGGSILFAKFWIMTTNMGPEAVARQIESSGLQIPGFRRDPRVLKRVLERYIPIVTVISGAVVGGLAAGADLIGTVGNASGTGVLLAVGIMIQFYEAIGREQMMEMHPVLRGFFGGD, encoded by the coding sequence ATGGCCGAAGACCAGAAGAGCAGGCTGTACAAGCTCAAGCCTATAACCGACCGCCTACCGGCGGTCACCAAACCCGAGGGGCATGTCCATTTCAGGACCAAGATGTTGTGGGTCGTAGTCATACTAGTGTTCTACTTCGTCATGACAAACATCTTCCTGTATGGGCTGGATAGCTCAAGCACCATCGATCTTTTCGCCCAATACCGTGCCATCCTGGCCGGTGCGCAAGGGTCCCTGATGCACCTGGGCATAGGTCCGATAGTCACTGCATCTATCATCATGCAGTTGTTCGTTGGGGCCAAGATAATCAAGCTCGACCTCACGGACCGCGAAGATAAGGCAGTCTATCAAAGCAGCCAGAAGTTCCTGGTCATAGTCATGATACTAGTGGAGGCCGTGCCTCAGGTGTTCGGGTACCTAGTACCAGCGGACACTTTCATCGGAGGGTTGAGCGGAACCTTCGGAGAGTCAGGGCTACTCAATGGCGAGAACATCGCCAGGATCATCATCATCCTGCAGCTCTGTGTCGGTTCCTATCTGGTCTTCCTATTGGACGAGGTGGTATCCAAATGGGGTATAGGCAGTGGTATCTCGCTGTTCATCGCAGCGGGTGTCGCTGAAGCGCTGTTCACCGGAACGTTGAACACTGAAGGATACAACCCTGACATGGCGTTAAGCACCAGCAATCCGCCGGTCGGGGCCATACCAAAAACGATCTTTATATTGACCAACACGTCCGCGCAGGGGCTGGTAGGCGGAGGCTATGAACAAATTTTAATACAAAATCCCAATCCATTGATAGCTTTGGTAGGGACGATAATCATCTTCTTGTTCGTCGCTTATGCCGAATCATCCCGTATCGAGCTTCCGCTGGCCCACGGCACCGCCCGTGGGGCGCGTGGACGATATCCTATCAAACTGATATACGCCTCCAATATCCCGGTCATCTTGATGGCCGCGCTATTGGCCAACATCAGCATGTTCACAATGCTGCTTTACACCAATGGTGCGCTCAGTGGCATCCCGCTGCTGGGAGGGCAGGATTGGTTAGGCTCATATGTTGCTGGAAATAACAATCCGACCGGAGGTCTCGCCTGGTACCTTTCAACGCCACGCGGGGTAGGTGATTGGCTGTTGCCCATGTTGGACCCGGGTGCCTACGGCAGCATGACCTACGGTCATGGGGCGCTGCAGATAATGGCCCATGTGCTGGTCTACGTCGGACTGATGGTCGGAGGGTCCATTCTCTTCGCCAAGTTCTGGATCATGACCACCAACATGGGTCCGGAAGCGGTCGCCAGACAGATCGAGTCCAGCGGACTGCAGATCCCTGGTTTCCGTCGCGATCCACGGGTGCTCAAGAGAGTGCTGGAGAGATACATCCCCATTGTCACCGTCATCAGCGGAGCGGTGGTGGGTGGCCTAGCGGCAGGTGCCGACCTGATCGGTACTGTGGGCAATGCCAGCGGTACAGGTGTTCTGCTGGCGGTAGGAATCATGATACAGTTCTATGAGGCCATAGGTAGGGAGCAGATGATGGAGATGCACCCAGTGCTGAGAGGCTTCTTCGGAGGAGATTAA
- a CDS encoding EMC3/TMCO1 family protein, which yields MADAPVPDAKATTNRMVMIFIFILALFVMFDPSLRSALGGVVGLGLNPLWGFGGDFPVVTLFITGMFMTGLTITVRHFFTDYVKQAESQKMIGAFNKEMRQARLDNNTYKLKKMTEQQPQIMKASMAQTTNQLKLMPVTMLIVIPIFAWLAVFIGDLDSTRMSVPWSNLADLNTSYLFPAWILLYSLISLPFGQLLSRGLRYFSFKKRLNELTAAGK from the coding sequence ATGGCTGACGCACCAGTTCCGGACGCCAAGGCGACGACCAACAGAATGGTGATGATATTCATCTTCATCCTGGCCTTGTTCGTCATGTTCGACCCCTCGCTACGTTCCGCCCTAGGCGGCGTGGTGGGACTGGGTCTGAACCCGCTATGGGGATTCGGCGGTGATTTCCCGGTGGTAACACTGTTCATCACTGGAATGTTCATGACCGGTCTGACCATCACTGTGAGGCATTTCTTCACCGATTACGTGAAGCAGGCTGAAAGCCAGAAGATGATCGGAGCTTTCAACAAGGAGATGAGGCAGGCCCGCCTGGACAACAACACCTACAAGCTGAAGAAGATGACGGAGCAGCAGCCCCAGATCATGAAGGCCTCCATGGCCCAGACGACCAATCAGTTGAAGCTGATGCCGGTGACCATGCTCATCGTCATCCCCATCTTCGCATGGCTGGCTGTGTTCATCGGAGACCTGGATAGCACCAGGATGTCCGTCCCATGGTCGAACCTGGCCGATCTGAACACCTCATACCTGTTCCCGGCCTGGATCCTGCTGTACTCCCTGATCAGCCTCCCCTTCGGTCAGCTACTGTCCCGGGGCCTTAGGTACTTCTCCTTCAAGAAGCGCCTTAACGAACTGACAGCAGCCGGGAAATGA
- a CDS encoding AAA family ATPase: MIVTISGPIGSGKTTVCRMLGERLGYRTVISGLVFREMASEMNLSLEEFGHRAEADPKYDRLIDERMVDIARKEDNVILEGRLAGQMLRRNSIPAFCIFLDAPLEIRTQRVSGREGVVLREAMDEMSSREASEVLRYRKYYDIDVTDRSIYDMVIDTGALTPEQVVDSIICRIRGD, translated from the coding sequence ATGATCGTCACCATCAGCGGTCCGATAGGAAGCGGCAAGACCACTGTTTGCCGAATGCTCGGCGAACGGTTGGGATACCGCACGGTCATATCCGGGCTGGTCTTCCGCGAGATGGCCAGTGAGATGAACTTGTCTTTGGAGGAGTTCGGCCATCGGGCCGAGGCCGACCCCAAGTACGACCGTCTGATCGACGAACGCATGGTGGACATCGCCCGAAAGGAGGACAATGTCATCCTGGAAGGGCGCCTGGCCGGACAGATGTTGCGCCGCAACTCCATTCCGGCCTTCTGCATTTTTTTAGACGCTCCCCTGGAGATACGCACCCAACGCGTCTCCGGAAGAGAAGGTGTAGTCTTACGCGAGGCCATGGACGAGATGAGCTCCCGTGAGGCAAGCGAAGTGCTAAGGTATCGCAAATACTACGATATTGACGTGACCGACCGTTCCATATACGATATGGTGATCGACACCGGTGCGCTGACCCCGGAGCAGGTGGTCGACAGCATCATCTGCCGCATAAGGGGAGATTGA
- a CDS encoding RNA-guided pseudouridylation complex pseudouridine synthase subunit Cbf5 yields the protein MLVRDKDPRTLPNGKRPEDRSIEELLSAGVIVLDKVQGPTSHQVTAWVQDMLGVEKIGHGGTLDPNVSGVLPIALGKAIRMTDLVLRSDKQYVCHLYLHRQVPEEKVLNVIGTFVGPIYQTPPVRSAVKIQMRVRKVHTIDILEMSGRDVLFKIDCDAGTYIRTLCTDIGDALGVGANMKALRRTRSGRMTEDEAVTLQDLKDATVQWKQGDDSWLRSMVRPMEILLEPLPKVIVKDGTVDAIAHGADLNAPGIISLDEGIEKGGPVAMLTVKGEALGLGTAAMSSRDMFKAYKGRAVKTVRVFIPEGTYPRMWGDQQ from the coding sequence ATGCTGGTGCGGGACAAGGACCCCCGGACGCTGCCGAACGGGAAGCGGCCTGAGGACCGCAGCATAGAAGAACTGCTCTCCGCCGGCGTCATCGTTCTCGACAAGGTGCAGGGACCTACCTCCCATCAGGTCACCGCCTGGGTGCAGGACATGCTGGGTGTGGAGAAGATCGGGCACGGCGGTACTCTGGACCCCAACGTGAGCGGCGTTCTGCCCATCGCATTGGGAAAGGCGATACGCATGACCGACCTGGTGCTGCGTTCCGACAAGCAGTACGTCTGTCACCTCTACCTTCACCGTCAGGTTCCCGAAGAAAAGGTGCTCAACGTCATCGGCACCTTCGTAGGCCCCATCTATCAGACGCCGCCGGTCCGTTCCGCGGTCAAGATCCAGATGCGTGTACGCAAGGTCCATACCATCGACATTCTGGAGATGTCCGGACGGGACGTTCTCTTCAAGATCGATTGCGACGCCGGGACGTACATACGCACACTGTGCACCGATATCGGTGACGCGCTCGGTGTCGGGGCAAACATGAAAGCGCTGCGTCGCACCCGCTCGGGCCGGATGACCGAAGATGAGGCGGTCACCCTGCAGGACCTCAAGGACGCCACGGTGCAATGGAAGCAGGGGGACGATTCCTGGTTGAGAAGCATGGTGCGCCCCATGGAGATACTGCTGGAGCCGTTGCCTAAAGTGATCGTCAAGGACGGTACGGTGGACGCCATAGCGCACGGGGCCGACCTGAACGCCCCGGGCATCATCAGCCTGGACGAGGGAATAGAGAAGGGTGGTCCGGTGGCCATGCTCACCGTGAAAGGGGAGGCGTTAGGTCTGGGAACAGCGGCCATGTCCTCCCGCGATATGTTCAAAGCTTACAAAGGCCGAGCGGTCAAGACCGTCCGGGTGTTCATTCCAGAAGGTACGTACCCACGCATGTGGGGGGATCAGCAGTAG
- a CDS encoding MBL fold metallo-hydrolase yields the protein MERDGLSVVSDNGIEVTSGQMKYFLDPRKVSAAGICCVSHAHSDHMPSSFDGGPLFCSDITLRCLRGRVKSKKSKNYLENVERGDLPSVNASGAGHILGSNMFMIDEGKKVLYTGDFCPQDRLGMEGARPQKCDALIIEATYGNPRYRFPNRNAMMGVIRDWVEDTLNQGCSAVLYSYPLGKSQELTTMLKEFQPRLHGSVLDTTRMMEADDLKFDYLPFDPADDTPQLVISHNTKGENGLSALKKRRTATVSGWCVSGRSWGMDEGFAYSDHADFYEIIDFVKRCSPDQVYIHHGSEEILAKEIRERLGITAVPLKKGQSNLGSYC from the coding sequence ATGGAAAGAGATGGGCTTTCCGTTGTCTCAGACAATGGCATAGAAGTTACTTCCGGCCAGATGAAATACTTTCTCGACCCCCGCAAGGTCTCTGCCGCCGGTATTTGCTGCGTCTCCCACGCCCATTCCGATCACATGCCCTCGAGCTTTGACGGCGGTCCGCTGTTCTGCTCGGACATCACCCTGCGCTGCCTGCGCGGGCGGGTCAAGAGCAAGAAGTCCAAGAACTACCTGGAGAACGTGGAGCGTGGCGATCTTCCGTCGGTCAATGCCAGCGGCGCCGGTCACATACTCGGTTCCAACATGTTCATGATCGACGAGGGGAAGAAGGTGCTGTACACCGGCGATTTCTGCCCCCAGGACCGTCTGGGCATGGAAGGCGCCCGTCCGCAGAAGTGCGACGCGCTGATCATCGAGGCTACTTACGGAAATCCGCGCTACCGCTTCCCGAACCGCAACGCCATGATGGGCGTCATCCGCGACTGGGTGGAGGACACCTTGAACCAGGGATGCTCGGCGGTGCTGTATTCCTATCCTTTAGGCAAATCGCAGGAGCTGACCACCATGCTCAAGGAGTTCCAGCCCCGGCTGCACGGTTCGGTGCTGGACACCACCCGCATGATGGAGGCGGACGACCTGAAGTTCGATTATCTGCCGTTCGATCCGGCGGACGATACGCCGCAGCTGGTCATCAGTCACAATACCAAGGGGGAGAACGGCCTTTCCGCACTGAAGAAGAGGCGTACCGCCACCGTCTCCGGCTGGTGCGTGAGCGGGCGCAGCTGGGGCATGGACGAGGGGTTCGCCTACTCCGACCACGCCGATTTCTACGAGATAATAGACTTCGTCAAGAGATGCTCTCCGGACCAGGTGTACATACATCATGGTTCGGAGGAGATATTGGCCAAGGAGATCAGGGAACGGCTGGGGATCACCGCCGTGCCGTTGAAAAAGGGGCAGAGCAATCTAGGCAGCTACTGCTGA